DNA sequence from the Salmo trutta chromosome 28, fSalTru1.1, whole genome shotgun sequence genome:
AAAAAGTatgagtttaatgactgtgataggagaaaactgagaatggatcaacaatattgtagttactctacaatactaatcTAAGCCTGCACAAAATAAAAGTAATTcataacatgcatcctgtttgcaacaaggcacttaagtaatacagcaaaaaaatgtaacaaaggtttgaactttttgtcctgaatacaaattgttatgtttggggcaaatccaacaccacATCACTCAGTACaattctccatattttcaagcatgggggtggctgcatcctggtatgggtatgcttgtcatcatcaaggactgaggagtttttcaggataaaaaaattaatggaatggagctaagcacatgcaaaaccGTAAAGGaaagcctggttcagtctgctttccaccagagaATGGGAGATGATCTaatgacaagacttgaaaatggctgtctaccaACCATCAACAACCAagttgacaaagcttgaagaattaaaaataataataacgtgCAAATATTGcagaatccaggtgtgcaaagctcagagacttacccaaatagactcacagctgtaatcgctgccaaaatgTTTCTAGCATGTATTGACTAATGGGGGTGAATACTCAagatatattctttttttttttttttacattttgaattTTTCTAGCACTTTGACAttaaagtattttgtgtagatcgttgacaaaaaaattacaattaaatccattttaatcccacaatAAAAAGTTAAGAAATctaaggggggtgaatacttacgaTAGGCAATGTAACTACAGAGGTATAAACATGGCATATGCCTATTCTGAAACCAAAAACTGCTGAATAAAACAAAACAGTTCGCTCTGAGTCACAGCTCCTCTAAATTCAGGGGAAAGATTAAGTGTCCTAAAATATTAATTGGCCGATGGTTAGGGAAAATGTGTTTTGAATAGTTGAACAATTTTGAGGGGCCCATCCCTCTCAATACCCTAGATATGTCAAAAGGAGAACACTTACATCACTGAATGATATTTCACTTCTTTTACACAAATATTCAAAACATTCTTCAATTATCTGTCCCAGACAACGGCACTTCGTGCCAAAATATTGCTTCAAACAGTTAGCAATGTGTGTATGATAACGTGATGCAATCCTGCTGTCTTCCTGACTAGCCTTGACACGCCAAATCCAGCTGCACTTATTAAAACAGGATAGAAATACAGATGAATGACTTTCGAAATTGCATGATAGAAAACATAGGAAAGGAGTTTTACCTGGTGTGTCTCCATATGGCTTTGGTGGTTTGACAGTTTCCCCTAAACTGACGCTGGCCTTGGTGGTGCTCAGCCTCCTAGGGTGTGGGGTGGTCACTACCGCGAATGTCCTCTGGGGGCtcttggtggtggtggtagtggtggtggtggccaTGGTAGTAGTCAAGGCCTTGGTGGACAGCGTGGAGTTGGCCACCGTTTTCCCCTCACCATCGTCAAAGTTGTCCTCCGTCCCTGTGGGTCCCCAGTCGATATATCCGGCCACCGTCGTGGTCCTGCCATCCTGAGATTTGTCGTCGGCATCCCATTTCAGCTGTCTCCGAGCCCTCCGTAACAATCTCACCACGTCTGTTTTGCTCCCCCTGGGAAGACCTACCGCTGCTGCCGAATCCCCCGCCTCAGTGGATGTGTATTTCAACCGGCACTCCTTACATGGCTGTCCTTTGTGTACCAGTCTCCTGTACttttgacccctgacctttggCACTGGCCCTCCCCTGCTGTCTGGCAGTGGAACGGGGTTGAGGAGCCGGTGCGCCAGAGTGCTCACAGTCCTCCAATGGAGAATGTTGGGAGTATCCCAGAGGGGCGCCGAGTGGGGCCGGGGGCGAGGCACAGGTTTGGGGATGAGCTTGATCCCCAGGCCCTGACTGAGGGGGCTACACAGGGAGAAATCCAGGGTGAGGTGGGTCATGGCCAGGAGGATCCACACCTGACGCCCTAGACAGCTCCCCGGCCGTAGAGCAGACATCGGactggagagaaaaggagagaggccATTTTAGATTTGGCGGTGCACATTTTAAACCAAAAGGGATAGTAGTAGTTGTAGATGAAGGGTTGGTTTCCCAGACATGCATTAGACTAAAAAGCACTTTAGGCCTAATCTAGGACTGATCTACATCAGAAAGCCATCCAAAAGTGTTTTCTAACTGTGAGATTGGCATCACAGAAGAACATTGATGAAGGTCTAGTTACCTACACAATGAAACATATATTGATGTAACATTGTGTACGGTCCGCATCTGTATTCCAGAAAGATCTGATTCTCCTCTCAGGCAAAGTTCTGCTCTCTGACTAACTAAACTCTGGCAAGTTGAGCACCTGAAATGACAAAGGTCAGACACTAAATAAATagtgtaatacattttcaaagaTTAAGGCTTTAAAATATTGCTTTCTGCTGTCAAATGCAGCAAGGATTTATCCTTGATTTTACAGGTTTACTTCTTCAATTCAGTCATGattaactgtaaaaaaaaaaaaaaaaaaggtcaggCCTAGTTTAGCTGATCATAATATTCAGCATAGAATGTCATCTTGATTCCCGAGGGGCAATTAGATTATGCTGCGAGATAGCATTGAAGGGTGTCATATAATATAAAGTCAGAATTAGACATGGCTTGATGTGAGTACGATATTGAATATGAAaacttaaaggtagactcagagACACGACATCAGCATGCACAGCGGGGCCACTTCCTGTTTATAAAAGATCAACAACAACAGACTTCAAACCTGCCACCATTGGCATGTCTCAAAAGAGGGCTCAGTGGTAGTATTGGCAGATTAAATGTTTTTGCTGTTATTGATATCTATAAACAGGATATCGCACCAATACTACATTTAACATTGGAAGGAATACATTCTTTATCACTTtagtcatcattatcatcatcattaaaaCTCTCAAACAAACATTTAAACACCTGTGAAATGTTACCCTGTTTCCAAATCCTCCACTGATTGATATCTGTAAACAGGACACTTTCCCATAAGCACTAACAAGTGAAGTTCATAAGAGCACATCAAATTTGGTgccaaatgaaagctaagagtctatacttAAGAAAAGGCATATATTTTCAACCATTTTTCATCCTAAACAATTTAATAAGCAAATGCTTTGATTTCTGATCAAACATATGGAGAAGGGGTCTTAGTCTTAAAAGgtattacaaatacctcaaaacaCAATCATGTTGatgtaaagacccctgccaactaatatcaacacttatatttcgTTTTGTAGTTATTAttcgattttgatttgatttattaggatcaaatcaaattttattggtcacatacacgtgtttagcagatgctattgtgggtgtagcgaaatgcttgtaaatccccattagccgacgccaatggcaacagctagtcttacCGGGGTCCGtcacataacgaaaaagacattactgACAAAATACTTTATAATTTACATATACTTaacaacattaacatgtagtatgtgtgtgtgcgcatctatcagttacacatacatgtcagtacatacatttacattttacatttaagtcatttagcagacgctcttatccatacaacaagtaggtcacatgggggagaggtgttgtgccgtgaggtgttgctttatttgtttttttaaaccaggtttgctgttcacttgcgctttataagatggaagggagttccatgcactcgtggctctgtataatactgtaggtTTCCTTGAATtggttctggacctggggactgtgaaaagacccttgGTGGCATGTCTGATGGttc
Encoded proteins:
- the LOC115165849 gene encoding adherens junction-associated protein 1; this translates as MWIKRSIARSPMSALRPGSCLGRQVWILLAMTHLTLDFSLCSPLSQGLGIKLIPKPVPRPRPHSAPLWDTPNILHWRTVSTLAHRLLNPVPLPDSRGGPVPKVRGQKYRRLVHKGQPCKECRLKYTSTEAGDSAAAVGLPRGSKTDVVRLLRRARRQLKWDADDKSQDGRTTTVAGYIDWGPTGTEDNFDDGEGKTVANSTLSTKALTTTMATTTTTTTTKSPQRTFAVVTTPHPRRLSTTKASVSLGETVKPPKPYGDTPGLAVHQIITITVSLIMVIAALITTLVLKNCCVQSGNGRHSSHQRKIHQQEESCQNLTDFTPARVPNKVDIFTAYNDSLQCSHECVRTAVPVYTDEMIQQTPIYKTTYNGNRPSPTERQLIPVAFVSEKWFEISC